The following proteins are co-located in the Pirellulales bacterium genome:
- a CDS encoding EF-hand domain-containing protein: MKQYDADGDGFIAGSELDAAVSLKAAMATLDVDKDGKVSEGEIAERIRSWQVNKIGLTGVTCKVTLDGKALSGLKVDFIPEEFLGGNLIAAEGETSPIGMAIVSILKEKRPDPTWPTGVQYGFYRVQVSGPGVPARYSSQAVLGQQVAPDDPAILSQNMQFKLTSK, translated from the coding sequence ATGAAGCAGTACGACGCCGATGGCGACGGATTCATTGCGGGGAGCGAACTTGACGCGGCCGTCTCACTCAAGGCTGCGATGGCCACGCTCGACGTTGACAAGGACGGCAAGGTGAGCGAAGGAGAAATCGCCGAGCGCATTCGGTCATGGCAAGTCAACAAGATCGGGCTCACCGGCGTCACCTGTAAGGTGACGCTAGATGGCAAGGCCTTGTCAGGGCTGAAGGTGGATTTCATCCCCGAGGAGTTTCTCGGCGGCAATCTGATCGCCGCAGAGGGTGAGACGTCGCCGATCGGAATGGCGATCGTCAGCATTCTCAAGGAGAAACGGCCCGATCCTACGTGGCCGACGGGAGTGCAGTACGGGTTCTATCGGGTCCAGGTCTCCGGCCCGGGGGTACCTGCTCGCTACTCGTCCCAGGCAGTGTTAGGTCAGCAAGTTGCCCCGGACGATCCCGCAATTCTGAGCCAGAACATGCAATTCAAGCTCACCTCCAAGTAG
- a CDS encoding DUF1559 domain-containing protein — protein sequence MVELLVVIAIIGVLVALLLPAIQAAREAARRAQCQNNMKQIGLGWINHESSNKHFPTGGWSGNWTGDPNRGYGKDQPGAWTYNILSYIELQNLRDLGKGLDWTTAAYADAMVLLHGSPVATYHCPSRRPAKTYPANWPSIRPTPIQTKVQALARDSGISKTDYAANAGNAYHTAAQSFAGVNFWAPDSYNDLTNTRTPPQFGAFEARCEDPNSEYFQTGVSYYRSEIGLQRIEDGTSNTYMVGEKFLATDAYESTAGGSGSQGFSWGENQSMYSGYEWDNHRGAWSQRFAGSSAAAIEAAQPEGDRPGVVPFPEVKFGSAHPGAFNMVFCDGSVHTISYDIDHVTHANLANRLDGNAVQIP from the coding sequence TTGGTGGAACTGCTGGTGGTCATCGCGATCATCGGCGTCCTGGTCGCGCTGCTGTTGCCGGCGATCCAAGCCGCCCGCGAGGCGGCTCGCCGAGCGCAGTGCCAGAACAACATGAAGCAGATCGGACTCGGGTGGATCAATCACGAGAGTTCCAATAAGCACTTCCCCACCGGCGGTTGGAGCGGCAATTGGACCGGCGACCCTAACCGCGGTTACGGCAAGGATCAACCTGGCGCCTGGACGTACAACATTCTGTCATACATCGAACTTCAGAATCTCCGTGATCTCGGCAAGGGGCTGGACTGGACCACTGCGGCTTACGCCGATGCAATGGTCTTGCTCCATGGCTCGCCCGTTGCGACCTATCACTGCCCCTCGCGGCGCCCCGCAAAAACCTACCCTGCCAACTGGCCGAGCATTCGCCCGACCCCGATTCAGACCAAAGTTCAAGCCCTGGCCCGTGATAGCGGTATTTCCAAAACCGACTATGCCGCCAATGCCGGAAACGCGTATCACACCGCCGCACAAAGTTTTGCCGGCGTGAACTTCTGGGCTCCCGATTCTTACAACGACCTGACGAACACGCGGACCCCGCCGCAATTCGGCGCCTTTGAGGCCCGTTGCGAAGACCCCAACAGCGAGTACTTCCAAACGGGCGTCAGCTACTACCGCAGCGAAATCGGCCTGCAACGAATCGAAGACGGGACGTCCAACACCTATATGGTCGGCGAGAAGTTTCTGGCGACTGACGCCTATGAGTCGACCGCCGGAGGATCCGGAAGTCAAGGCTTCAGTTGGGGCGAGAATCAGTCGATGTACTCCGGATACGAATGGGACAATCATCGAGGCGCGTGGAGCCAGCGATTCGCCGGTTCCTCGGCGGCTGCCATCGAAGCCGCGCAGCCCGAGGGCGATCGCCCGGGCGTGGTGCCGTTCCCGGAAGTGAAGTTCGGAAGCGCCCATCCGGGTGCGTTTAACATGGTTTTCTGCGACGGGTCGGTACACACGATCTCGTACGACATCGATCACGTCACGCACGCCAATCTGGCAAACCGGTTGGACGGCAATGCCGTGCAGATCCCTTAA
- a CDS encoding PEP-CTERM sorting domain-containing protein, translating to MKRSLLTSVGAAALAVSLAATGRATVLYTQDFDVDDTANWTVNDPALSDILVDFHYDYSAIGVPAAPGGASTRGLKMTANNTGGVFSGFSVSPTGQSFAGQYRVEFDLWQNYVGPVGPGGNGTTQLSTFGIGTAGTVPFWAGAAVKESVAFAATLDGGSASDYRAYSSAAPTSYASGNAVYQAPGGAINESNAYYQTAFPSNSAPAAQVALFPGQTGSTDPGEISFTWRRVVIEVSGGNATWTVDGLPIAVVPMAGLTLGGGNILFGHSDTNAGSSNDPNDTLLNVTLIDNVTVTQIPEPSTVVLSGLAIAALGAIRRRRA from the coding sequence ATGAAACGATCCCTTCTGACCTCCGTCGGCGCCGCGGCGCTGGCGGTCTCCCTGGCCGCGACCGGCCGGGCGACCGTCTTGTATACTCAAGACTTTGACGTCGACGACACGGCCAACTGGACGGTGAACGACCCGGCCCTGTCGGACATTCTGGTCGATTTCCACTACGACTACTCGGCGATCGGCGTCCCCGCAGCCCCTGGGGGCGCCTCGACCCGCGGGCTCAAGATGACCGCCAACAATACCGGCGGCGTCTTCAGCGGGTTTAGCGTTTCGCCGACCGGGCAATCTTTCGCCGGCCAGTACCGGGTCGAGTTCGACCTGTGGCAGAACTACGTCGGCCCGGTGGGCCCCGGCGGCAACGGCACCACGCAACTGTCGACCTTCGGCATCGGCACCGCGGGGACCGTCCCTTTCTGGGCCGGCGCCGCGGTCAAAGAAAGCGTCGCCTTTGCCGCGACCCTCGACGGCGGAAGCGCATCGGACTATCGGGCGTACAGCTCGGCGGCCCCGACTTCCTACGCGTCCGGCAACGCCGTCTATCAGGCGCCCGGCGGCGCCATCAACGAGTCGAACGCGTACTACCAAACGGCGTTCCCCTCCAACTCAGCGCCCGCCGCTCAAGTCGCCCTGTTCCCGGGCCAAACCGGTTCGACCGACCCGGGCGAAATCAGCTTCACGTGGCGACGAGTCGTCATCGAAGTCAGCGGCGGAAACGCGACCTGGACCGTCGACGGCCTGCCGATCGCCGTGGTCCCGATGGCGGGGCTGACCCTCGGCGGCGGCAACATTTTGTTCGGCCACTCCGACACCAACGCCGGTTCGTCGAACGACCCGAACGACACGCTGCTGAACGTGACGCTGATCGACAACGTGACCGTCACCCAGATCCCCGAGCCGAGCACGGTCGTCCTGAGCGGACTGGCGATCGCCGCCTTGGGGGCGATTCGTCGTCGTCGCGCGTAG
- a CDS encoding PEP-CTERM sorting domain-containing protein, with amino-acid sequence MVLKFAFRAFTLILAIALVAPVEAQILYSQDFDADDTANWTVNDGPTDEYADFFFDYSTVGIPSAPNSSGSTRGMRLAANIFGPLMDNVGVFGGFSVSPTGQSFTGDYVVKFDMWANYIGAFDAANPGGGTGGVASGANGSSTLSIMGIMSSGNVANYAGAGDGVFFAATPDGGSGADYRAYSVERLISYQIPPLAPNEDIDMHATYFAGSRNNTAALYADNFGGATVPAAQTAAVIDGDPLGDTQYGTTAAGTLGFEWHEVQISKVGNLITWTVSGIDLISVDITNIAVPTGGTNILFGQGDINAGLSTDPNFKHVQFTLFDNIVVEALSAAADNADFVPNDLVDGSDFLVWQRNNGISDGTADRTDGDATGDGNVNAADLAVWTAQYGTNPNAAAVVAAVPEPASVVLAGLALAGLSAVRRRK; translated from the coding sequence ATGGTCTTGAAGTTTGCGTTTAGGGCGTTCACGCTCATTCTGGCGATTGCTTTGGTCGCCCCTGTCGAAGCCCAAATCCTGTACTCGCAAGACTTCGACGCGGACGACACGGCCAACTGGACCGTCAACGACGGCCCGACCGACGAATACGCCGACTTCTTCTTCGACTACAGCACGGTGGGAATCCCCTCGGCGCCGAACTCGAGCGGTTCGACCCGGGGCATGCGCTTGGCCGCCAACATCTTTGGTCCGTTGATGGACAACGTCGGGGTCTTCGGCGGCTTCTCCGTCTCGCCCACCGGGCAAAGCTTTACGGGCGACTATGTCGTGAAGTTCGACATGTGGGCCAACTACATCGGAGCCTTCGACGCCGCCAATCCAGGCGGGGGAACAGGAGGCGTCGCCAGCGGCGCGAACGGTTCCTCGACGCTGTCGATCATGGGAATCATGTCCTCGGGCAATGTGGCGAATTACGCCGGCGCCGGCGACGGCGTCTTCTTCGCGGCGACTCCTGACGGCGGTTCCGGGGCCGACTACCGGGCTTACTCCGTGGAGCGGCTTATCAGCTATCAGATTCCGCCCCTGGCGCCGAATGAAGACATCGACATGCACGCAACGTACTTCGCAGGAAGCCGAAACAACACGGCCGCGCTCTACGCCGACAACTTTGGCGGCGCCACGGTCCCCGCGGCTCAAACCGCGGCCGTAATCGACGGCGACCCCCTGGGCGACACGCAGTACGGAACCACTGCCGCCGGAACCCTTGGCTTCGAGTGGCATGAAGTGCAGATCTCGAAGGTCGGCAACCTTATCACGTGGACTGTCAGCGGCATCGACCTGATCTCCGTCGACATCACCAACATAGCCGTACCGACCGGCGGCACGAACATCCTGTTCGGTCAGGGTGACATCAACGCTGGGCTTTCTACCGACCCGAATTTCAAGCACGTCCAGTTCACGCTGTTCGACAACATCGTCGTGGAAGCCCTCTCGGCGGCTGCCGACAACGCCGACTTCGTGCCGAACGATCTGGTCGACGGCTCCGACTTCCTCGTCTGGCAACGCAACAACGGCATCTCCGACGGCACCGCCGATCGTACGGACGGCGACGCCACCGGTGACGGCAACGTCAACGCCGCCGATCTGGCCGTCTGGACAGCCCAGTACGGCACGAATCCGAACGCCGCAGCCGTCGTCGCCGCCGTGCCGGAACCGGCCTCGGTCGTCCTCGCGGGCCTCGCCTTGGCCGGCTTGTCCGCCGTTCGTCGCCGCAAGTAA
- a CDS encoding N-acetylmuramoyl-L-alanine amidase encodes MARFGRSAVDSLRASLALRGDRKCGLPRPKVRRFELLEPRILLAGDIPGLEIASPAGQLAGKIVYTSAGHGWQWNTTLNRWATDRGDNFEIVEDFGNQDQMSFFADFLLRAGATVVPMRPVGHQLNEVVLDNDSPGVTFAGAWSNSSSTIFYDEDYGAVADAVPYRFASIAATETATATYRPNIPEAGYYPVYTWVRDGTDRTNQLYRIHDSAGGVTEIRVDHRKVGKGWVYLGTYHFDAGTSGSVVISNQSTAGGSVIIADAIRFGNGMGDMPAGPNSQISGYPREDENSLMWLWRSIGQGNNPSTVLGTSNVSAPRRMAEHMNANANPFGTSVYISFHSNASGGRGAVGLYANSASQRTPNQEALALYTGRQINQDMQALNGMFEHDWSNRTTHTYNGINFGEINAGLSAEMDMTIIETAFHDQQQDAELMRDPKVREQLARSTYEAVLEYFQNFGNLGTPVSQPSQPVDVRAIGAVDGGIQVSWTPGPTGVLGGTPTAYRVYVSRDGHGYLGYVEVPAGAGNTYAFAAEHLDEAPYYFKVVGVNAGGESPRSAVTSAQVQVGAKRLLIVDGFDRYDRTTNERYPYAFTGDGLTDRVRVRYNNTFDYVTQIADAIASTGARTNIDAVQNEAIIAGAVSLANYDAVVWFLGEESSADATFNAAEQAAVSAYLAGGGKLFVSGSEIGWDLDQLNNGRTFYNNVLRADFVADDANSYSVTGATGSIFAGLAAQFDNGNLFYNVDFPDVIAPLGGATAAFTYSTGGTAGIQYTGGLGEQVVMFGFPFETIVDRDQRVAIMTAIVDYFGFNLEFSGSETIVDNDQGSPAYVETGSWSTAAGTGYNGSTYRFVAAGSAATATWSFQAPVEALGEVFVQYRTGGNRAVNTTYDVDTGAGIVVASTNQTVNDAVWVSLGSFVFQPGVRSITLNAATSTGGSVVIADAVRIVLAPLPDENGDFNGDNFVDGSDFLAWQRGFGASSGASLADGDANGDGAVDAADLAVWHNQFGGPPGGGMLVSATAEVAAVPVAAATVVAVSADDVPGDPAAIAYRVDQLLQPATTPGISLGRIASTSGRLAQGSLARPSGRVPAETVAESLRLRAILASEQNAPRLREQSSGAVAEGLSEMLDAAFAGLNASGLRRR; translated from the coding sequence ATGGCACGCTTCGGTCGATCGGCGGTTGATTCCCTGCGCGCGTCGCTCGCTCTCCGCGGGGATCGCAAATGCGGCCTGCCCCGGCCGAAGGTGCGCCGGTTCGAGTTGCTCGAACCGCGGATACTGCTCGCCGGAGACATCCCCGGACTCGAAATCGCCTCGCCTGCGGGGCAGCTTGCCGGGAAGATCGTCTACACCTCCGCCGGTCACGGCTGGCAGTGGAACACCACGCTCAACCGCTGGGCCACCGACCGGGGCGACAACTTCGAGATCGTCGAGGACTTCGGCAATCAGGACCAGATGTCGTTCTTCGCCGACTTCCTGCTGCGAGCCGGAGCGACCGTCGTGCCGATGCGTCCCGTGGGGCATCAGCTCAACGAAGTGGTGCTCGACAACGACTCGCCCGGCGTGACCTTCGCCGGAGCGTGGAGCAACAGCTCCAGCACGATCTTCTACGACGAGGACTACGGCGCCGTGGCCGACGCCGTGCCGTACCGGTTCGCGTCGATCGCGGCGACCGAGACGGCGACCGCCACGTATCGCCCGAACATCCCCGAGGCGGGCTACTACCCGGTGTACACCTGGGTCCGCGACGGAACCGACCGCACGAACCAGTTGTACCGCATCCACGACAGCGCCGGCGGGGTGACCGAGATTCGCGTCGATCACCGCAAGGTCGGCAAGGGGTGGGTCTACCTGGGGACCTACCACTTCGACGCCGGCACGAGCGGCTCGGTCGTCATCAGCAACCAATCGACCGCCGGCGGGTCGGTGATCATCGCCGACGCGATCCGCTTCGGCAACGGCATGGGGGACATGCCCGCCGGCCCCAACAGCCAGATCTCCGGCTATCCCCGCGAGGACGAAAACTCGCTCATGTGGCTCTGGCGGTCCATCGGCCAGGGGAACAATCCCTCGACCGTCCTGGGCACGAGCAACGTCTCGGCACCGCGCAGGATGGCCGAGCACATGAACGCCAACGCCAATCCGTTCGGCACGAGCGTTTATATCAGTTTCCACTCGAACGCCTCCGGGGGGCGCGGCGCCGTCGGGCTCTACGCCAACAGCGCCTCGCAGCGCACGCCCAATCAGGAGGCTCTGGCGCTGTACACGGGTCGGCAGATCAACCAGGACATGCAGGCCTTGAACGGCATGTTCGAGCACGACTGGAGCAACCGAACCACTCACACCTACAACGGCATCAATTTCGGCGAGATCAACGCCGGTCTCTCGGCCGAGATGGACATGACCATCATCGAGACCGCCTTTCACGATCAGCAGCAGGACGCCGAGCTGATGCGCGACCCCAAGGTCCGCGAGCAACTGGCCCGTTCGACCTACGAAGCGGTGCTCGAGTACTTCCAGAACTTCGGCAACTTGGGGACCCCGGTCAGCCAACCCTCCCAGCCGGTCGACGTCCGAGCGATCGGCGCGGTCGACGGCGGCATCCAGGTCTCCTGGACCCCGGGCCCCACGGGCGTGCTCGGCGGCACGCCCACGGCGTACCGCGTCTACGTCTCCCGCGACGGGCACGGGTATCTGGGCTACGTCGAGGTCCCGGCCGGCGCGGGGAACACGTACGCGTTCGCCGCCGAGCATCTCGACGAGGCGCCCTACTACTTCAAGGTCGTCGGGGTGAACGCCGGCGGCGAGTCGCCCCGCAGTGCGGTAACCAGCGCCCAGGTCCAGGTCGGCGCCAAACGGTTGCTGATCGTCGACGGCTTCGACCGGTACGACCGCACCACGAACGAGCGCTACCCCTACGCCTTCACCGGCGACGGCCTCACCGACCGCGTCCGCGTGCGCTACAACAACACGTTCGACTACGTCACCCAGATCGCCGACGCGATCGCCTCGACCGGCGCCCGGACCAACATCGACGCGGTGCAGAACGAAGCGATCATCGCCGGGGCCGTCAGCCTGGCCAATTACGACGCCGTCGTCTGGTTCCTGGGCGAGGAATCCTCGGCCGACGCGACCTTCAACGCCGCCGAGCAGGCGGCCGTGTCGGCCTACTTGGCCGGCGGCGGCAAGCTGTTCGTCTCGGGCTCCGAAATCGGCTGGGATCTCGACCAACTCAACAACGGCCGGACGTTCTACAACAACGTCCTCCGCGCCGACTTCGTGGCGGACGACGCCAACTCCTACAGCGTCACCGGCGCCACGGGGTCGATCTTCGCCGGTCTCGCCGCCCAGTTCGACAACGGCAACCTGTTCTACAACGTCGACTTCCCCGACGTGATCGCCCCGCTGGGGGGAGCGACCGCGGCCTTCACCTACTCCACCGGCGGGACCGCGGGCATCCAATACACGGGCGGCCTCGGCGAGCAGGTCGTCATGTTCGGCTTCCCGTTCGAGACGATCGTCGACCGCGATCAGCGCGTCGCGATCATGACGGCGATCGTCGATTACTTCGGGTTCAACCTCGAATTTTCCGGCTCCGAGACGATCGTCGACAACGACCAAGGGAGCCCGGCCTACGTCGAGACCGGCTCGTGGAGCACCGCCGCCGGGACCGGTTACAACGGCTCGACGTACCGATTCGTCGCCGCCGGGTCGGCCGCGACCGCCACGTGGTCGTTCCAAGCGCCCGTCGAGGCGCTCGGCGAGGTCTTCGTCCAATACCGCACCGGCGGCAATCGGGCCGTGAACACAACCTACGACGTCGACACCGGCGCCGGGATCGTCGTCGCCTCGACCAATCAAACCGTCAACGACGCCGTGTGGGTGTCGCTGGGCTCGTTCGTCTTCCAGCCGGGGGTGCGCTCGATCACGCTCAACGCCGCCACGAGCACCGGCGGCTCGGTCGTCATCGCCGACGCAGTGCGGATCGTGCTCGCCCCGCTCCCCGACGAGAACGGCGATTTCAACGGCGACAACTTCGTCGACGGCTCCGACTTCCTGGCGTGGCAGCGCGGCTTCGGGGCGTCCTCCGGGGCGAGCCTCGCCGACGGCGACGCCAACGGCGACGGAGCGGTCGACGCCGCCGACTTGGCCGTCTGGCACAATCAGTTCGGCGGCCCCCCCGGGGGCGGCATGCTCGTCTCGGCCACGGCCGAGGTCGCCGCGGTCCCGGTCGCAGCCGCCACGGTCGTTGCCGTGTCGGCCGACGACGTGCCGGGCGACCCTGCCGCGATCGCTTACCGCGTCGACCAACTGCTGCAGCCGGCGACAACGCCGGGGATAAGCCTTGGCCGAATCGCCTCGACGAGCGGCCGACTGGCGCAAGGTTCACTCGCCAGACCGTCGGGCCGTGTCCCGGCCGAGACGGTCGCAGAATCGCTGCGGCTTCGCGCAATCTTGGCGAGCGAGCAGAACGCCCCGCGTCTCCGCGAGCAGTCCTCCGGCGCCGTGGCCGAGGGCCTCTCCGAGATGCTCGACGCGGCGTTCGCCGGGCTGAACGCCAGCGGTCTCCGGCGGCGCTAA